The nucleotide window AACTTCGTTATGAAGAACGCCAGCAGCCAGAGAAGCCTCACGCACACGTCCAGCACGGGAGTCCCAGCACAGATCCGCTGATTACAGTCAATGCTATGTTGATGTCTGCAGAGTCCCAGACATTAGGCAGACAGGGCACCTTGTAGGCTGCTAAGACCTAGATCTAATCTTGACTATTGTAAGCACGGCAACTGGTTTTGTTGTTCTGTCTTTGGTCTTACAGGGAGGGGGTATTAATTGCATCTGTGTATTCAAAAAGTGAGGACCATCTCCCGGAGATTACATTGCGttctgaaaatatatttttctgcACTGCATGATCGAAAACAACTCAGTAGgtttactttaaaaaaaaaatacttggtATTATTTTATCATTCATCAAATGGTGTGACAAAACATTTTTAAGTTTTAGTTTTGATAAGTGTACTTTGAGTGATGAGTGTATAAATGATAACAGTTCCTAGCCCTGTGTGtctaatgcatgtgtgtatttgtaatgAATACATATATGAATAAGTAAGTAAGAAGTCATAAGTAGGCCTAAATCAACTTATACGTAAGTTGATTGATAGATCAACTGATAACCATTCAAAAGGGCTTGTTTCATGTGGATGGTATACTATCATTACAGCCCTGATTTATCTTTAATGATACTATTGATTATTTCAATATGCAATCCACTTTTTCAATTGTTTTACCCGCACCTTAAACCTTTCCCAGAGACATACTTGTCCCCACTTCTTCACCGTTATTTAATTCTTTCAATGTTATgcacaaataaaatatagttCTAACATAACTTCTCTCAAGGTCCAATGATTATTTTCAATATCAACACAAATGCCTTATgatgatatttatatttaatcaGTCGAGAAACGTATACGATATAGTGCTTTTTGTGCAGATAAACCACAGCTCCACTGTTTACTTCCTCAGCCTTTGCATGGCGTCTacatatatagatctatataggTTAGAATCGAATACCCCTTGTGGATGGATCCAAAATATCTGCCACCATGTAGAGTGGATGGAGCTGCTGTTTGTATTTGAGACTTGGGGTCAAGGGGTGCATTCTTATCCAACTAAATATGGGACTGTGAAGTCCTATGAGACATCAAGTGATGAAGGGCTTTACACATGAACGTAACTTCTTAAAATTAAATGTATGTTGAAATATAAAGCCTATACAAAGGTCCAGAAAAGGTTGCATAGGTTACATCGGGACAGTAACCTATATGGGGGGAAAGTTTCATGTTGCACTATACATTAGTACATTAATGCTGTGTACCGTGCTATTTATAAAGGCCACTCCTGTATGTTCACTGCATGTAGATATTCACATTGTGACCGGAAGAGGCGCTGTTGAGCAGACTATATTAATGCATAAGTTTTCCAGTCCAACCAAAAGTGACAGGTGTCTTGTTCTGTTTTTTAAAGTAGTCAATTCCGCTttcattatattaataatattttatatCATAGACGTACTTGTATATttacaaagtaaaaataaaacactaattaaaaataaaataactaaaagTGAATTCATGTAATATTTAACAAGATATATGACAATATTTTGCAAGATGACAATTATGCATTGAAAATACAACAAGATAGCATGCTGAATGAAGGATAACAGTGATATTGAGTGAccataacaacacacaaaaaagattTCAACCTTGATCAGTGTAGAAAAAATTCAATGTGCATTTGTGGGTCTAATGGAAATTTGTCTCCAATATTTCAGCAATAATAAGTAAAATCTCATTGACATCAAACAGTGTCAAAGGCTAGCAGACTCAAGTCAAGATGTATGAAACTGTGAGTAATTTGACCACTTATATACTATCAAATTACATAAAAATATGCCTATTTTGCAGAGTAAACTCAAAGCGTCCAATGAGAAGGGGTCTATGGCAGCTCAACacaaaaggtaaacagaacGATAAGCATCACACGCCTTCAGGACCTCATCCCACTTACCGGTCACAAGTCAAAACAACGGAGGagcaaaaaacattaaaaaaaatgatatcgGCCACGCCTCTTCTTACTATCTGTACAACCAGGAAGTTCAGTGAATCGGACACGCCCTTTTCCGTGCATCCATACaaatcctccccctcctccaccaccaatgACATCACAACAAAGGGGGTGGAGCAGAGGGGATGTGAGCAGACGTCACGTCGTGGTCTGTATACATCCGCGGCCCCGGGCTGGCTGAAGCATGGCTTTTTTCTTGGCTGTGGCCCCTGGAGCTCACTCGTCCGCCAGGTGGACGCTGAAGGCCCCGCAGCACCTCCCGGCACTGGTGAACAGGGGCCGGCagagcagctccagcagcacgGCCCACAGGCACTGCAGCCAGTAGCTGAGGATGAGCGTGTACCGCGTACAGGGCTGGACCatcctgggggtggggggggcgcatgggggaagcacacacacacacacacacacacacacacacacacacacacacacacacacacacacacacacacacaaacttgcacaGATACGCACGCAGACATTTCCACAAATATATTCACagatacatgcacgcacacagatccatacacacacacaaactcacacacacgcacacacacacacacattcaaacacacacacgcacacacagacccacacacacacatatgaagacccacacaaacagacatgcgcacacatgcaaacacacacgtacacacacacgcacacacacacacacacaaaaaaaaaggtgtcAAATAAAGAATCTCATAAAGAATCAATCAACCGATGGATCCAGGATTATCTTGTCCGGGTTGACCCACCAGATGTGGAAGCAGCTGAGCAGGGCGAAGAGCAGGCCCGAGAGGAAGGCCATGGGCAGTGCCAGCAGCAGGCTGACCACCCTGTACACCCACACCCGGCACACCTCGAACAGGGCGTTGCTCCAGAACCACACCTTGTCCGTGCTGCGGGCCGACAGCGGCTCGGCGATCACGTCCTCAAACGACACCTTGGAGGAGAGTGACGTGGGTCAGCAGGCGAGAGATGGCGTGGTGCTCGCCACCCGGATCCATGCATTCAGGAGCACCCGGGCTGTGGGATTGAATCTGGAACCAAGCACTATCCACACTGTCCCACTATGTTACGACGGCTCAGAGCCTGGGCTGGAGAACCATAAACCAAAAGGGGGCGGGGTTatgccttgtttcctgtttggttGCCGAGGGAGTGCACCGAACGGAAACTTATATGAGTGAGTAGATGGATGGATTTTAACAGGTGCATTTCTTACAGTGTACAGTCTACCCAGTGTTGATTTTAAACGTGTACAGCCCCTTATCAACAGTTGAATACTGGTGGTCGAGTTTGTGTTTTTGCCACACGCGAGTGAGGTGCAGATTCCCGCCTCACGCAACCAACGAGAGAAAGTGCAACGCACCGATCATGCAAAATTGGGCAAATTTGCCATCAGACCATTAGATGCCATTCAATGATTTAtcttataatattatttatacaATTATTAATGCAAACACTGAATCGTGAGTTGATACTTGGTGGCAGAAGCACCTGAAGACACTCGTTGATCCCTCGCGGGTCCCTGGCGTTGATCAGGGGCCTGGTGTCGCTGATCTCCACCAGGTTAGACGTGTGGATGTTGTCTTCGTCCTCCAGCGCCTCCGGGGCCCTCCAGAGCGGCCCGCCTCGCTCCTCAAAATCCTCCTCGGTGCCAGGCTCCGAGCCGCTCAAATCGATCTCCACCTCGTCCGAATCCTCCCCTCGCATCATGCTTGCTGACCCGACCCCCACGAATCAAACGAAAACGACCACAGAACAGTAATCCACAGTTAGTCTTAGTTCTTCAACAGCTCTGCAGGGCTCATAATGAAATGTGTGCCCAGGGTGGAGCAGTGGGAGTGCGTTGGGGGGCAGAGCACGGGGGCTATTTTAGGAAGCTTACGGTGGTCTGGGAGGCATTCACAGATTGTCTTCCATGTGTGGAGCACCCCTCTCTGTGCCGAAGGAGGGGCCCTGCCTGCATCCAGGGTGGGAATACCAGCCGGAACGGTGGCTCTGTGCAGTCGTTACAGCCACTACGGGGaagcacagacacagagacacagacacacacacacacacacacacacacacacacacacacacacacacacacacacacacacacacacacacacacacacacacacacacacacaaacgctctctatctccttctctctttctctctctctctctctctctctctctctctctctctctctctctctctctctccctctctctctctctctctctctctctctctctctctctctctctctctctctctgtctctgtctctgtctctgtctctgtctctgaagctctgtctctctctctctctctctctctctctctctctctctctctctctctctctctctctctctctctctctctctctctctctctctctctctctctctctctctctcacatacagaTTCTCTCttacacacccccccccccacacaaacattcacagaTCCACAGTAAAttacagtaaacaacacactTATAAAGTAAACCAAACCATAACACCTGGCTTCGTGTTTGTAGTCACTACAGTCACCATGTTGACACTGCACTCACTGTCAGCAGGCCTGATTTGGCTGCAGCGACGcctcagaatcagaatcagaccCAGCACTGCCTCCCACTGGCCCAGAGAGACCAGTGCTGCTGAGATAGTGTATAACAATATATCATAACTTTTTCCGTGATAGTTTTCCCCTGCTTGGCCTGCAGGAGTTCATGGCCGATGGATGATTGACTGCACCCTGCATCCCACTGTACAACTCTCTGCGGTTCTGTCGGTTTTAGGAAGCACTTTTTATTCAAGCATTTAGCTGTGAATTTCAAATGCTTCAAACTTGCTGCACGTTTAAATGTGAAAGATTAAATGTGAAAAGTTctgtttttcatatttttaaaCCCACTTGTCAAAGATGGAAAGGGACTTTAGAAATAAGGAATCCAAGGTCAATTATTGTCTTCAACACTGTCTGCAACATCATCCACTCTCCACagtctgagtatgtgtgtgtgtgtgtgtgtgtgtgtgtgtgtgtgtgtgtgtgtgtgtgtgtgtgtgtgtgtgtgtgtgtgtgtgtgtgtgtgtgtgtgtgtgtgtgtgcctgcgtaagagagcacgcatgtgtgtgtgtgtgtgtgtgtgtgtgtgtgtgtgtgtgtgtgtgtgtgtgtgtgtgtgtgtgtgtgtgtgtgtgtgtgtgtgtgtgtgtgtgtgcgtgtgtgtttgtgagtgtctttatgtctgtgtgtctgtgcatgcgtgtgctctATTCCGCTGTTTCAACCTTCGGACCCATTAGCAAGTCATCATCCCACAGCACTgcaattaatatattaataggTAGTGGGCAATGAGTATACGAACCTGCATACAACCGCTCACAGCAGAACAACAGAGCCGGATACCTGACCTGCTTCGGATGTCAATACGGCAATGATGTCATCAACATATTCATATCCCCAAGGTAAAAGTCCATCTTGTAAAACGATCATTTCCCTTTGTTGCACTTGCAATCTGTTGCAACAAATCTGTTGCAAAGTGACGTTTGAAACCAACAACCGTACCGGTAGATGGCACTAAATCATACAAACCGCACTTTACAAGGATTACTATACCTTATATTTCAGGTTGTTAGTCGTCTATAAAATGTCTAGATATCTTGATTTCTTTAGACATCTATTCTACCAACGTTTTTGGTATTAATACTTAGACTTTTTTAGATATTTATAAGATTCCTTGATACAGACTTCTATTAGACGTAGAACGAAAACCTAAACCAAACTCTAACACTAAAACCTAACCTCAAAACAAAATCCCAAAACATGTATTTTTGCATCAAAATAAGTCTTGGCCGAAAGTTATTGACCACAAGGTCAATACATTTATCATGACCCCAAGGTCATGATAAAGGCCCCGCTctataataaacaataaatagGTCAAAGTAGTCATTGATATGAAGACACAGCTGTAGGTTGTGATGGTTGGTAGATAATGATGTTCAGGATCATGCGCTTCTCTAGTAGCCAAACCCAAAGTTTTGATTTGCATACAACTTTCTATTGAATCAACCAGGAAACGGAAAAAATGAACgtagaagtaaaaaaaatatttgaatactAATGCCTTGTAAAgactcccacctcccccactcccccaatGCGTGAATTCATTCATCCCTTTCTTGTCATCCATAGCTACCGGTGGACGGCTTTGTGTTGTGCACAAGTGCTACTCTACCGTGACGGCTGAATGGTCGCCATGGTAAATGTTAATGCCTCTCCTGGAGGAGAACGCGTTAGAGAGGGAGCGCGGCACGTTGATGGCAGAGAGCTTCCTGTGTCTGTGCAGGCTAGCGAGAGACGAAGGTATGCTAATGGTCCGAACACCTTGACAGATGGCCGATGGGTTTGTTTTTGTCGACAGTTGAGTCGGAGATTGtaggtcagtgtgtgcgtgtgtgtgtgtgtgtgtgtgtgtgttgtgtgtgtgtgtgtgtgtgtgtgtgtgtgttgacgagtatgtgtgcatgtttgtaaacacacaaacatacacaaccacacacacatgcgcacacacacacacaaacatacacaaccacacacacataaacacacaaacgtacacacacacacaaacacaaacacacaaacaaacacacacacacactttcagaaATGACTTTACCATCCAACCTAGCTATGATCCATAACTCCATTTTGTCAAGTGAATAGACAATAATGGAATGGATGTGGAATATATTCATACACCATAAGGCTAAACGTCATAAAGGTTGTCTGGTCCGAACAGCTCATTTCAATCAAAGCCTTGATAACTGAACCAGAGCACATCCCTCCTGGTTTCTGCTCTGCACCTGTCACCCCAGCTGTTGCATCAGCCAAATCATTAAGTCAGCCGTCGACTGGGACCCAAACTGTGTGTATTCACCCACCCTTTaatccttcccctcctctgggGGTGGGCATGCACCCTGCGACGGCTCCTCCGGTCCCTTCATGCCGGaccctcttgttctctcttttgaagtgtgtgtgcataatgtcATAATGTGGTCAAGCAGCTGAACGTCAGAGACATCAATCACACTCTGCCCTTTGATGGCATCGCGTCTGACGGGCTAACATCCTGTCTGATCGGTCACATCCTATCTGATGAGTTCACATCCTGTTGGATCAGCGCACATCCTTTCTGATCACATCCCGTCTGGTCGGCGTACTACCTGGTTGATCACATCCCGTTTGTTCGGTTCACATCCTTTCCGGTCACGTCCTGTCTGGTCGGCTCACGTCTTATCTGATCGCATCCTGTCTGGTCGGCTCACATCCTGTCTGATCACATCCTGTCTGGTGAGCTAACATCCCTTCTGATCACATCTGTGTCACATAGAATATAGTAGAGCTGCTCGACaacagacagaaacaacaaaACTCTTGGAAACCATGTTGGGTGATTTGGCACGGCGTTAACAACAGCCCGACTAACCCCACCACCCCTTGCACCACCGTTGAGTGCAGAAAATTAGTAATTATTTAGTCTCCCCAGCAGCTAGGACTGTGTTTGATCTACACGttgaataggcctacaattATTATGTCCATGGCCTTTGAATGAATCTGTCTTTCAGGTGGGAGCTCCTTCACTCTAATGAGGTAATTATGAAAGAAGCTGTTAGGTATTCACTGAGCATGTGACATAAGCTCCTGACACTTGTTGAAATCATGGGTCTGGCAAAAAACATCCATCCAGTCCGAAAGAACATTAGAGCTCTCATCTCTTCATCGCAAAGTAGGTGGTTTGATGTTAAGACAAGATAAATCGACCTTGTATCATCAAATTTTGTTGTTTTCGTTAGGGGTACATGTTTGTGTACACAAAAGTCTTGTTCTTGTGGCACTATAAATGTAATTTGATATTAACTCACTATAATCCTATATGTGGCCTTTACGactctgtgtgtgatgtgcatgcatgcagctTGCTGGCGCTTGAGTAAAGAATGAGACCAGATTGAGATTAACTATATTTCCCTTTGCTTGccttttagtctctctctcacgcagcACGGAATAGGTTTAGCATTTTCCATTGGACTTCTGAGCCACTAAATAAGTTTCTATAACAGTATTTAGCGGATTAAAGTTATCTCAATATAAATTTCACAATTCAATACATGTTTTTTTCCAGCCTGCGGAAAGACTCGCTTCACGTCCTTGCCTTTCTATTTGTCACACCTTTTACCTGTATGTTTAACATGTTCCCATGACAACTAGGGCAGATGGTATGAGTTTTTTAAAACAGATGCTATTTCATATGCATCCATCCCTCTAATGTATTTCTGTTACTGATGAAGCTAAACACAGGGCTATAGAAATGTAGATTTAGTGCAGTGTGTCCTTCTCGTTCTGCAGTGGATGATCAGAACATCCGTCACAACAAACGCATTTTATTTTTGCATACATCTCGTCAACATCaaattttaatttgtttttaatGACTGGAACATGAACTCCATATtgaattttgtttttctttttattatccCCAGTGATTACTTTATCTGCTAATGTTTAACGATGTTCATCATCTAATCTGCCAGTGGATACATAATAGGAGGCTTTTAGAGACTAACACTAAGAGCTGTTATGAAATGGCCTTTTCTTCTTATGTAATCACAGGCCATTGGTGGGATCAGTTACAGGCTTTCTATAAATGAACACCTGCCCAGGGGCTATAGTGACGAGCCGAAGAATCGCTTACAACACATAAAAACTGtaagaaaaaaatactttttgtgCAAAAACATGATGTTTTATTCTTAAAATGAGCAAGGAATGGCTACGTGTGAATCATTTTCCATGGTAATATTACTTCTGATGATAACTTGAACTTGGAGCTGGACAGTACATATATTGTTGATATTTGCACGAAAAGTTTGgtattttattgatttaaatTCAATAAAAGCATGAGGAAAAGGGAAAGTAAAGACAGGCAAGGATTGAAAAGTGTTATAAGGATACAAAGCCAAACATTTCGACTGATTGTATCAGATTTGTTCATTTTTATTAAGAACGTATTCAAATTTAAGTGTACATGAATGGCAAATAGACACTGGCAACTCATAAACAGAAACATTATCCTATTATGAGATAATCAATGCAACTGATTTATTGCAATGATTATCTTATAGCCCTGTTCAAAAGCAATTATGATAATACAACATTAAACAGAGCTTTGAGTAAGTACAAACATCTTGCTGTCATTAACATATTtctattttgtaaaaaatacaGTTCTACAGCACTTATGGATAATGTGTAAACCCGAATACTTGCCAGTTAA belongs to Gadus morhua chromosome 13, gadMor3.0, whole genome shotgun sequence and includes:
- the cav4a gene encoding caveolin-2, with product MMRGEDSDEVEIDLSGSEPGTEEDFEERGGPLWRAPEALEDEDNIHTSNLVEISDTRPLINARDPRGINECLQVSFEDVIAEPLSARSTDKVWFWSNALFEVCRVWVYRVVSLLLALPMAFLSGLLFALLSCFHIWMVQPCTRYTLILSYWLQCLWAVLLELLCRPLFTSAGRCCGAFSVHLADE